The proteins below are encoded in one region of Chroococcidiopsis sp. SAG 2025:
- a CDS encoding VOC family protein produces MSRKIFVNLPVKNLKQSIDFFTKLGFSFNPQFTDETATCMIVSEDIFVMLLTHDKFKSFTPNPICDATKSTEVLTCLSSESREAVDEMVSKAIAAGGNTYNEPQDRGFMYAHGFQDLDGHIWELVYMESSAIQSGEHLTEQYADAQA; encoded by the coding sequence ATGTCTAGAAAAATCTTTGTCAATCTACCTGTCAAGAACCTGAAGCAGTCCATCGACTTTTTTACAAAACTTGGCTTCAGTTTCAACCCCCAATTCACCGATGAGACGGCGACTTGCATGATTGTGAGTGAGGACATCTTTGTCATGCTCTTGACTCACGACAAATTCAAATCCTTCACGCCCAATCCCATCTGTGACGCGACGAAAAGCACTGAAGTGTTGACCTGTTTATCGAGTGAGAGCCGGGAAGCAGTTGATGAGATGGTGAGCAAGGCGATCGCTGCTGGCGGCAACACCTACAACGAACCGCAAGATCGCGGATTTATGTACGCGCATGGCTTCCAGGATTTAGACGGACACATCTGGGAACTCGTGTATATGGAATCCAGTGCCATCCAATCTGGTGAACATCTAACAGAGCAATACGCGGACGCACAAGCATGA
- a CDS encoding SRPBCC domain-containing protein, with protein sequence MNNATTIPDRQLTIARTFDAPRSLVFKVWTQPEHFSRWLGPKDFTAIACHMNVQVGGMYRACIRSPEGTDHWMQGIYREIIDPERLVFTFAWEDENNRPKHETLVTVTFEEQDNKTLMTFQQAIFESTESRNAHNTGWSECFDRLATYLTEL encoded by the coding sequence ATGAATAATGCCACGACAATCCCCGATCGCCAACTCACGATCGCCCGCACATTTGATGCGCCTCGCAGCCTGGTATTCAAAGTTTGGACTCAACCCGAACATTTCTCTCGTTGGTTGGGTCCAAAGGATTTTACGGCGATCGCCTGCCACATGAACGTACAGGTTGGGGGTATGTATCGAGCCTGTATTCGCTCTCCCGAAGGCACCGACCATTGGATGCAGGGTATCTATCGCGAAATCATTGATCCAGAGCGTTTGGTTTTCACGTTTGCCTGGGAGGACGAGAATAACCGACCCAAACATGAAACGCTGGTTACTGTGACGTTTGAGGAACAGGACAACAAAACGTTGATGACGTTCCAGCAAGCCATTTTTGAATCCACTGAATCACGGAATGCTCACAACACAGGTTGGTCAGAATGTTTCGATCGCCTTGCAACCTATTTAACCGAACTGTGA
- a CDS encoding BrnA antitoxin family protein, whose product MNDESTSSNSQTDWQRLDAMTDEDIDLSDCPEITPEMFAKAVVRRGLPVAKVKTQVTLRIDSDVLKWFKSQGRGYQTQINQLLRAYMEAHQ is encoded by the coding sequence ATGAACGACGAATCTACTTCGAGCAACTCTCAAACTGATTGGCAACGATTGGATGCAATGACCGATGAAGATATCGATCTATCGGATTGCCCAGAGATTACGCCAGAAATGTTTGCCAAGGCAGTAGTGCGACGGGGTTTACCTGTTGCCAAAGTCAAAACTCAGGTGACACTTCGCATTGATAGCGATGTACTAAAATGGTTTAAGTCTCAAGGGCGGGGCTATCAAACGCAGATCAATCAATTGCTCCGTGCCTATATGGAAGCACATCAATAG
- a CDS encoding DUF1428 domain-containing protein: protein MPYVDGFVLAVPTVNKEVYKQHAESTAIVFKEYGALKLIECWGDDVPEGEVTSFPLAVQCQADETVCFSWVVWPSREIRDEGWKKVMADPRMQPEKNPNAEMPFDGKRMIYGGFEMIVDR, encoded by the coding sequence ATGCCTTACGTTGATGGTTTTGTTTTAGCTGTCCCTACAGTCAACAAAGAAGTTTACAAGCAACATGCAGAGAGCACGGCGATCGTATTTAAGGAATACGGGGCACTCAAGTTGATTGAATGTTGGGGGGATGACGTTCCTGAAGGTGAAGTCACATCATTTCCTTTAGCCGTTCAGTGTCAGGCAGATGAAACAGTTTGTTTTTCTTGGGTTGTTTGGCCCTCACGCGAAATCAGAGATGAGGGGTGGAAGAAAGTTATGGCAGACCCACGCATGCAGCCTGAAAAGAATCCAAATGCTGAAATGCCGTTCGATGGCAAGCGGATGATCTATGGCGGCTTCGAGATGATTGTTGATAGGTAG
- a CDS encoding metalloregulator ArsR/SmtB family transcription factor encodes MSTDSLSVTLAALADPTRRAILAQLAQGETTVTELAEPFEMSLPAISKHLKVLERAQLITRSRDAQWRPCHLNPEPLKDLADWLEHYRRFWEQSFDRLDEYLQELQANEQKQNRKK; translated from the coding sequence ATGTCCACTGACTCTTTGAGCGTTACCCTTGCTGCCCTGGCTGATCCTACCCGTCGAGCAATTCTGGCACAACTCGCTCAGGGAGAAACCACCGTCACAGAACTCGCTGAACCGTTTGAGATGAGTTTACCTGCCATCTCCAAACATCTCAAAGTGCTGGAACGTGCTCAACTGATTACGCGCAGCCGAGATGCACAGTGGCGACCCTGCCACCTCAATCCAGAACCGCTGAAGGATTTAGCAGACTGGCTGGAACACTACCGCCGATTTTGGGAACAGAGTTTCGATCGCCTGGATGAGTATCTACAAGAGTTACAAGCAAACGAACAAAAACAGAATCGCAAAAAGTAA
- a CDS encoding VOC family protein — translation MKSNPIVWCEIYVQDMDRAKSFYESVFQMKLEKLESPGMDMWAFPMAMDKVGASGALVKMEGVKSGESGTIPYFHCDEVAIELERVVAAGGQIQQPKTSIGQYGFMALIVDTEGNMIGLHMPPNEMK, via the coding sequence ATGAAATCTAATCCCATTGTTTGGTGTGAAATTTATGTCCAGGACATGGATCGGGCAAAAAGTTTTTACGAGTCTGTGTTTCAGATGAAGCTGGAGAAGCTCGAAAGTCCTGGAATGGATATGTGGGCATTTCCGATGGCTATGGATAAAGTTGGTGCGTCTGGTGCATTGGTCAAGATGGAAGGGGTCAAGTCTGGTGAGAGCGGCACGATACCCTATTTCCACTGTGATGAGGTGGCTATAGAATTAGAGCGTGTCGTTGCCGCTGGTGGTCAAATCCAACAGCCAAAAACATCGATCGGTCAATATGGATTCATGGCCTTGATTGTCGATACAGAAGGAAATATGATTGGCTTACATATGCCACCCAATGAGATGAAGTGA
- a CDS encoding IS481 family transposase yields MPPEALINLRHRLDLLPSRCQSRRQLVEETASLYGVSIDTLYRALRNSRSPKSIHRSDSGIPRKLSRVEMELYCEVIAAMKIRTCNKKGRHLSTARAIELLEEYGMDTPQGFIQPPKGMLSKATVNRYLKTWGYDHLTMTRQPPAVRFQATSSNECWHFDLSPSDLKHVKQPSWVEPGRGNPLLMLYSVVDDRSGVCYQEYHCVYGEDVEAALRFLFNAMTAKAQDGFPFQGIPEMIYTDNGPIAKSQVFQNVMNCLGIKLVTHMPQGKDGRRVTARAKGKVERPFRTVKEAHETLYHFHEPENEAEANLWLRQYLLHYNDKPHRSEPHSRMEDWRKNLPQSGISSMCSWERFCTFARSPQRRKVGADARVSVEGVAYEVDPDLAGETVVLWWGLFDNELYVEKDLGRYGPFYPVDGPIPLHRYRKFKKTRTQERVDRIAALASELGLPRAALDKNTDLQFLVERADKYSSLELPVTPFSDPDPWQEFTYPTVLFAKRAIAEYLGQPLAKLSEEQRAFIDALLAETLNKKAVMSRVRQYFLLPKGGEHAH; encoded by the coding sequence ATCCCGCCCGAAGCTTTAATCAACTTGCGCCATCGACTCGATCTACTGCCGAGCCGTTGTCAGTCACGGCGGCAGCTGGTTGAAGAAACGGCTTCATTATATGGGGTGTCGATTGATACTCTATATCGAGCTTTGCGTAACTCCAGATCGCCCAAATCCATCCACCGTTCGGATAGTGGAATACCTCGAAAGCTATCACGAGTGGAGATGGAGCTTTATTGTGAAGTCATCGCCGCGATGAAAATCCGCACCTGTAACAAAAAAGGGCGACATCTTTCGACTGCACGGGCAATCGAACTGTTGGAAGAGTATGGGATGGACACGCCACAGGGGTTTATTCAACCACCCAAGGGAATGCTTTCTAAAGCTACCGTCAACCGCTACCTGAAAACATGGGGCTACGACCATCTCACCATGACCCGTCAGCCGCCTGCGGTGCGCTTTCAGGCAACCAGTAGCAATGAATGCTGGCACTTTGACTTAAGCCCATCCGATCTCAAACACGTCAAGCAACCCTCATGGGTCGAACCTGGAAGGGGAAACCCACTACTAATGCTCTACAGCGTTGTGGATGACCGCAGTGGCGTGTGTTATCAAGAATATCACTGCGTCTACGGGGAGGATGTCGAAGCGGCATTGCGCTTTCTATTCAATGCCATGACAGCCAAAGCACAAGACGGGTTTCCCTTCCAAGGGATTCCAGAAATGATTTACACGGATAATGGTCCGATTGCCAAAAGTCAGGTATTTCAAAATGTGATGAACTGCTTGGGAATCAAGCTGGTCACGCATATGCCTCAGGGAAAGGATGGTCGTCGAGTCACAGCTCGCGCTAAGGGCAAAGTGGAAAGACCATTTCGGACGGTGAAAGAAGCACACGAAACTTTGTACCACTTTCACGAACCAGAAAATGAGGCCGAGGCTAACCTATGGTTGCGCCAATACCTGCTGCATTACAACGACAAGCCACACCGTAGTGAACCACACTCGCGAATGGAAGATTGGCGAAAGAATCTGCCGCAGAGCGGTATCAGCTCAATGTGTAGTTGGGAACGGTTCTGTACCTTTGCCCGCTCTCCGCAGCGAAGGAAAGTGGGCGCAGATGCTAGAGTATCGGTTGAGGGCGTGGCTTATGAGGTAGATCCTGACCTGGCAGGTGAAACCGTGGTGCTGTGGTGGGGTTTATTTGACAATGAACTGTATGTTGAGAAGGACTTGGGACGCTATGGACCTTTTTACCCAGTCGATGGTCCCATCCCCTTACATCGTTACCGTAAATTCAAGAAAACTAGAACCCAAGAACGAGTAGACCGGATTGCAGCTTTGGCATCCGAGTTAGGCTTGCCACGCGCCGCTTTGGACAAAAACACGGATCTACAGTTTCTGGTGGAGCGGGCGGATAAGTACAGCTCGCTAGAACTACCTGTCACACCCTTCAGCGACCCAGATCCATGGCAAGAATTTACATATCCGACCGTATTGTTTGCTAAACGGGCGATTGCAGAATACCTTGGTCAGCCACTAGCAAAACTATCAGAAGAACAACGGGCATTTATTGATGCACTGTTAGCTGAAACCTTGAATAAAAAAGCAGTGATGTCGCGGGTGCGACAGTATTTTCTCCTGCCAAAAGGAGGGGAACATGCTCACTGA
- a CDS encoding BrnT family toxin has protein sequence MEYEWDEAKRLANLRKHGIDFLDIPDVFDGDTLTVEDDRYSYGEQRFITLGLLQGRVVAVVHTEREDCTRIISARKATKYERRIYFEQLSN, from the coding sequence ATGGAATACGAATGGGATGAAGCAAAACGTCTTGCTAATCTTCGCAAGCACGGTATTGATTTTCTTGACATCCCAGATGTATTCGATGGAGATACTTTAACAGTTGAGGATGACCGTTACAGTTATGGGGAACAGCGTTTTATTACACTCGGTTTGTTGCAAGGGCGAGTTGTTGCTGTTGTTCATACGGAGCGCGAGGATTGTACCCGAATTATTTCTGCTAGAAAAGCGACCAAATATGAACGACGAATCTACTTCGAGCAACTCTCAAACTGA
- a CDS encoding DUF433 domain-containing protein translates to MTLASNGQAAIVRTERGLTIGGTRITVYEVMDFLKAQYPPKLIRDKFNLTDEQIDSALSYLEANRAQVEAEYQEVLQTREEIRSYWEERNHNRLARIAQMPRQMENKELWAKLEAQKAKRVAQTE, encoded by the coding sequence ATGACTTTAGCATCAAATGGACAAGCAGCGATCGTCCGTACAGAACGCGGACTGACGATTGGGGGAACTCGAATCACTGTTTATGAGGTGATGGATTTTTTAAAGGCGCAATATCCACCTAAACTTATCCGTGACAAGTTCAATCTGACAGACGAGCAGATCGATAGTGCCTTGTCTTACCTGGAAGCAAATCGCGCTCAAGTCGAAGCTGAGTATCAAGAAGTACTACAGACTAGAGAAGAAATTCGCTCCTATTGGGAAGAGCGCAATCACAATCGCTTGGCGCGAATTGCACAGATGCCACGCCAGATGGAAAACAAAGAGCTGTGGGCAAAACTGGAGGCACAAAAAGCGAAGCGTGTTGCACAGACAGAATGA
- a CDS encoding GrpB family protein, translated as MEIDELITVVPYQPHWPALFHQEQQRLQQALTRHIFNIQHIGSTAVPGLAAKPIIDILIGVQTLSHNSFPITVLQTLGYEYLGEAGIPGRLYFRRRHERAFNVHLVQWGSNLWTNNLLIRDFLCAHPEVAERYGQHKQELIKSGVRTLLAYSEKKDSLVAELLHRAQVWRAEGCSSVD; from the coding sequence ATGGAGATAGATGAATTGATTACTGTAGTTCCTTATCAGCCTCACTGGCCCGCTCTTTTTCATCAGGAACAACAGCGCCTACAACAGGCACTGACTAGACACATATTTAATATTCAACATATCGGCAGCACCGCAGTCCCTGGTTTAGCTGCTAAGCCTATCATTGATATCCTGATTGGGGTGCAGACGCTCTCCCATAACTCTTTCCCCATCACTGTTCTCCAGACACTTGGCTACGAGTATTTAGGTGAGGCTGGCATACCAGGACGGTTATATTTTCGCCGCCGTCATGAGAGAGCGTTTAATGTTCACTTGGTGCAGTGGGGCAGTAACTTATGGACTAATAATCTGCTGATTAGAGATTTTCTTTGCGCGCACCCAGAGGTGGCAGAGCGATATGGGCAGCATAAGCAGGAGTTGATTAAAAGTGGGGTAAGGACATTGCTAGCCTATTCCGAAAAGAAGGATTCATTAGTTGCTGAACTGTTGCATCGCGCTCAAGTTTGGAGAGCTGAAGGTTGTAGCAGCGTTGATTAA
- a CDS encoding tyrosine-type recombinase/integrase encodes MEKLTTEIFEVNFGAVDPTPLPEATALLLEYEAFLSGKTSSTVDAYLRVLRQVVQWIAQRPGSGGEFHPQLLTKTAIETYIAALEANGYSITHRARVKSAVSGFARWLIEEKGILQRNPTRGLDIPPQPLLAPRMLTADQRYILRHLIERDGSPRSAALFALGYWAGCRVSDVSWLLMEQTHVGPKVGWLHVGYKGGKGRDIDLVNAARRPLFEYIHHGGRDPESPYVFTSQRSQRLTEAGVHRWWKNIKAHAKFDEWKLIGDVTFHDLRHDFAHRAREVGWTLEEVAYYLGHITKKGTPAIQTTVRYTQGSRQQVKAKLGLLKG; translated from the coding sequence GTGGAAAAACTCACCACAGAAATTTTTGAGGTGAATTTTGGCGCTGTGGACCCAACCCCATTACCGGAAGCAACAGCACTACTACTGGAGTATGAAGCTTTTTTGTCTGGCAAGACTTCTAGCACAGTTGATGCTTATCTACGAGTCTTGCGTCAAGTAGTCCAATGGATTGCACAACGTCCTGGTAGTGGTGGCGAGTTTCATCCCCAACTCTTGACCAAAACAGCAATAGAAACCTACATTGCCGCTCTCGAAGCCAATGGTTACAGTATTACTCATCGAGCGCGGGTCAAGTCGGCTGTGAGCGGTTTCGCCCGATGGCTGATAGAGGAGAAGGGGATTTTACAGCGCAACCCGACTAGGGGCTTGGATATTCCACCGCAGCCGCTCCTAGCTCCAAGAATGCTAACTGCTGACCAACGCTATATTCTCCGCCACCTAATTGAACGGGACGGCTCGCCCCGCAGCGCCGCGCTGTTTGCATTAGGATACTGGGCTGGTTGTCGCGTCAGTGATGTTTCATGGCTGCTGATGGAGCAGACTCATGTTGGTCCCAAGGTTGGCTGGCTGCACGTTGGTTACAAGGGAGGAAAAGGGCGAGACATCGATCTAGTCAATGCTGCCAGACGACCGTTGTTTGAGTATATTCATCACGGGGGACGAGACCCTGAAAGTCCTTACGTTTTTACTTCGCAGCGAAGCCAGCGACTCACGGAAGCAGGCGTTCACCGCTGGTGGAAGAACATCAAAGCCCATGCCAAGTTTGACGAGTGGAAATTGATTGGTGATGTGACGTTTCACGACCTGCGACATGATTTTGCTCACCGAGCACGGGAAGTTGGTTGGACTTTGGAAGAAGTTGCATATTATCTCGGTCATATTACCAAAAAGGGAACTCCGGCAATTCAAACGACTGTACGCTACACCCAAGGCAGCCGACAGCAAGTAAAAGCCAAACTTGGACTACTTAAGGGCTAA
- a CDS encoding IS701 family transposase, protein MKDQVPAAMPQCFENWCRRFDDVFSRQKQRQEFRVYLGGLLGESQRKNLSQLVTNTVDGSYNSLRHFLNNAPWDEVKLNNRRLEVMHQCRQTTPSQGFTLIVDDSGHRKSGAATDGVGRQYIGEIGKTDNGIVLLTTYLYDGVRRLPLDVALYQHASLFEQGKADPNFQKKPDLALDLVDQCLKRGYRPGVTVIDAGYGNNTPFLKQLESRNLTYVAAIAKNRQVTAQTSGDESARKQGLEAIAQTLAVEQFTPVQLNLEQPRTVWVALLPVHVPKLEGTRWLAIQLNASSFEQATEVDYFLTNASDNQVSAAWVAQTYSARNWVEVFYREAKGWLGLSEYQVRDALSMKRHWVLVFIAYTFILWHQLTGGFRRRWATKPLQTFAEALEAFRTAVEFRLVRWLNEHVDVFASHRAKFGYIWA, encoded by the coding sequence GTGAAAGATCAAGTACCAGCAGCGATGCCGCAGTGCTTTGAGAACTGGTGTCGTCGGTTTGATGATGTATTTTCGCGTCAGAAGCAGCGGCAGGAATTTCGTGTTTATCTAGGGGGACTGCTGGGTGAGAGTCAGCGCAAAAACCTGAGCCAACTGGTCACAAATACAGTAGATGGCTCCTACAACAGCCTCAGACATTTTCTCAACAATGCCCCTTGGGATGAAGTCAAGCTAAATAATCGGCGGTTGGAGGTGATGCACCAGTGTCGCCAGACGACCCCGAGTCAAGGTTTCACATTGATTGTAGATGATTCGGGACATCGCAAAAGTGGTGCGGCTACTGATGGGGTAGGACGGCAGTACATTGGGGAGATTGGCAAGACTGACAATGGTATTGTGCTGCTGACTACCTACTTGTATGATGGAGTGCGACGTCTGCCGTTAGATGTTGCACTCTATCAACACGCAAGTTTATTCGAGCAAGGCAAGGCAGACCCCAACTTCCAGAAAAAACCTGACCTGGCTCTAGACTTGGTTGACCAATGCTTGAAGCGCGGTTATCGACCGGGTGTGACTGTAATTGATGCAGGCTACGGTAATAACACGCCTTTTCTCAAGCAGTTGGAGTCGAGAAACCTAACTTACGTGGCAGCAATCGCCAAAAACCGCCAAGTTACTGCTCAAACATCAGGTGATGAGTCTGCTCGTAAGCAGGGATTAGAAGCTATTGCTCAAACCTTGGCAGTGGAGCAGTTCACACCTGTGCAACTCAATCTGGAGCAGCCCCGGACAGTTTGGGTGGCGCTGTTACCAGTTCACGTTCCGAAGCTCGAAGGCACTCGCTGGCTGGCGATTCAACTCAATGCCTCTAGTTTCGAGCAAGCGACGGAGGTGGATTACTTTCTCACCAATGCCTCTGACAACCAAGTCAGTGCGGCTTGGGTAGCTCAAACATATTCTGCTCGCAACTGGGTGGAGGTCTTCTATCGAGAAGCCAAGGGCTGGTTGGGTTTGAGTGAGTATCAAGTTCGGGATGCTCTGAGTATGAAGCGTCATTGGGTTTTAGTGTTCATCGCTTACACCTTCATCCTTTGGCATCAGTTGACCGGCGGATTCCGCAGACGTTGGGCAACCAAACCCTTACAAACCTTTGCCGAAGCATTGGAGGCATTCCGCACCGCAGTCGAGTTTCGTTTGGTCCGCTGGCTTAATGAGCATGTTGATGTATTTGCCTCTCACAGAGCTAAGTTCGGCTATATTTGGGCTTAG
- a CDS encoding VOC family protein, producing the protein MLTTQKIVPCLWFNGDAEEAAKFYVSLLPDSRIDRILKSPADTPSGPAGMVLTVEFTLAGLQYVGLNGGSQFPFTEAVSFQIHCDDQAEVDRLWAAIAEGGSEIACGWVKDRWGFPWQIVPRRMIELLNDPDTARARRAQEAMMQMVKIDIATIERAANGIS; encoded by the coding sequence GTGCTAACAACTCAAAAAATCGTCCCTTGTTTGTGGTTTAATGGCGACGCTGAAGAGGCGGCTAAGTTCTATGTCTCGCTGCTGCCAGATTCGCGTATCGATCGCATTTTGAAGTCTCCCGCTGACACGCCGAGTGGACCCGCTGGAATGGTCTTGACGGTCGAATTCACGTTGGCTGGTCTGCAATACGTGGGGCTAAACGGTGGATCGCAGTTTCCGTTCACTGAAGCTGTGTCGTTTCAAATCCATTGTGATGACCAAGCTGAAGTCGATCGCCTATGGGCTGCGATCGCAGAGGGCGGATCGGAAATCGCCTGCGGCTGGGTCAAAGATCGGTGGGGATTTCCCTGGCAGATCGTACCCAGGCGGATGATCGAATTACTTAACGACCCCGACACAGCCCGTGCCCGACGTGCCCAAGAGGCGATGATGCAAATGGTCAAGATCGATATTGCCACGATCGAGCGTGCAGCGAACGGTATCAGTTAG
- the ltrA gene encoding group II intron reverse transcriptase/maturase gives MAKTSLKTTVEWNAIPWRKHQRKVFKLQKRIYKASQRGDVKAVRQLQKTLLHSWSAKCLAARRVTQDNRGKKTAGVDGRKNLSPKARLILVQSLKLGHKAAPTRRVWIPKPGTKGEKRPLSIPTLYDRALQSLVKLALEPEWEARFEPNSFGFRPGRNAHDAMKAIFNTIKFKPKYVLDADIAKCFDKIAHNVLLSKLNTFPTIRRQIRAWLKAGVIDFSEYALREKSDNTASMGVPQGGTISPLLANIALHGMENRIKQVALSLPGCKAANFTAISLIRFADDFLILHKDLAVIQRCQQIISEWLSELGLKLKPSKTRISHTLNMYEGKVGFDFLGFTVRQFPVGKYHSGKSSSGKLLGYKTLITPSKAKLKTHTQKIGKLIDGHKSVPQSDLIAHLNPVIRGWTNYYSGVVSKRLFNQADTTLFSQLKAWAEHRHPNKSSRWSCQKYWQTVGSDNWVFKPHNQKIRLLKHRETRIVRHIQVQGSRSPFDGDWVYWSSRMGFHPEAPIRVATLLKMQKGKCTHCGLFFHYEDLMEIDHKIPRSQGGNDSYDNLQLLHGHCHDAKTAEDKFAVTVPEIDEDYLNLNPF, from the coding sequence ATGGCTAAAACGAGTTTAAAGACTACGGTGGAATGGAATGCTATCCCCTGGCGAAAGCACCAGAGGAAAGTATTCAAGTTGCAAAAGCGCATCTACAAAGCCTCGCAGCGTGGCGATGTCAAAGCAGTTCGTCAACTCCAAAAAACGTTGTTGCACTCCTGGTCAGCAAAGTGTTTAGCGGCTCGTAGGGTAACACAGGACAACCGAGGTAAGAAGACGGCAGGAGTGGATGGGCGGAAAAACCTGTCCCCAAAAGCACGTCTCATCTTAGTACAATCCCTGAAACTAGGTCATAAAGCCGCTCCCACTCGCAGGGTGTGGATACCAAAGCCCGGCACAAAGGGAGAAAAAAGACCCCTTTCTATACCCACTCTATACGACCGCGCCTTGCAATCGTTAGTAAAACTAGCCCTAGAACCTGAATGGGAAGCTCGCTTCGAGCCAAACTCCTTCGGCTTCCGACCAGGAAGAAACGCCCATGATGCAATGAAGGCAATATTCAACACTATCAAGTTTAAACCTAAATATGTGTTGGATGCCGATATTGCAAAATGTTTTGACAAAATCGCTCATAATGTTCTGCTGTCAAAATTAAATACATTCCCCACCATTCGCCGACAAATTCGTGCATGGTTAAAAGCGGGAGTGATTGATTTCTCCGAATATGCTTTGAGGGAGAAATCTGACAACACAGCATCGATGGGTGTTCCACAAGGGGGTACGATTTCGCCGTTATTAGCGAATATAGCCCTCCACGGTATGGAGAATAGAATTAAACAAGTTGCTTTAAGTTTACCCGGTTGTAAAGCGGCGAACTTTACAGCAATAAGCTTAATTCGATTTGCAGATGATTTTTTGATTCTGCATAAAGACCTTGCCGTTATCCAAAGATGTCAGCAGATTATTAGTGAGTGGTTAAGCGAATTAGGGCTAAAATTGAAACCAAGTAAAACCCGAATATCCCATACACTTAATATGTATGAAGGTAAGGTTGGTTTTGATTTTCTGGGTTTCACTGTTCGACAATTTCCTGTTGGAAAATATCACAGTGGTAAAAGCTCAAGCGGAAAATTACTTGGTTACAAAACTCTAATTACCCCAAGTAAAGCAAAGCTGAAGACACACACGCAGAAGATAGGTAAATTGATTGATGGGCATAAGTCAGTACCACAATCTGATTTAATCGCTCATTTGAATCCCGTCATCCGTGGATGGACAAACTACTACTCAGGTGTCGTCAGTAAACGCCTATTTAACCAGGCTGATACAACATTATTCAGTCAGCTAAAAGCATGGGCAGAACATCGTCATCCTAATAAATCTTCCCGATGGAGTTGTCAAAAGTATTGGCAAACCGTAGGGTCTGATAATTGGGTATTTAAACCCCATAACCAGAAAATTCGCTTACTCAAGCACCGTGAAACTCGCATTGTGAGACACATACAGGTGCAAGGAAGCCGTAGTCCGTTTGATGGTGACTGGGTATACTGGAGTTCCAGAATGGGGTTTCATCCCGAAGCTCCAATCAGGGTGGCAACACTCCTGAAGATGCAGAAAGGAAAGTGTACTCACTGTGGACTGTTTTTTCACTATGAAGATTTGATGGAAATCGACCATAAAATCCCCCGCTCCCAAGGCGGTAATGATAGTTATGACAACCTTCAATTACTTCATGGACATTGCCATGATGCTAAAACGGCAGAAGATAAATTTGCTGTTACAGTTCCAGAGATAGATGAGGATTATCTCAACCTTAATCCCTTTTAA
- a CDS encoding dual specificity protein phosphatase family protein: MYKFAAASGNELIVFGSARPGYSNEQVTEWIEFMQNQNIKRVCCLLPESQLSRYANLLDIYRQTFGLDRICWTPIKDFHFATPEILIHQILPFLATANQEDEKVVVHCSGGIGRTGHILAAWLVAGRGLSNKAAIDAVKQTGKNPYEAVIAAPFKGRNPWKVAAELNLLLDECNRWRGNKNLALLNSGMNHCGTGTSPNLR; the protein is encoded by the coding sequence ATGTATAAATTTGCTGCTGCTTCGGGGAATGAACTGATCGTGTTTGGCTCCGCTCGTCCTGGATATAGTAACGAGCAAGTCACTGAGTGGATTGAATTTATGCAAAATCAGAACATCAAGCGGGTGTGCTGTTTGCTTCCTGAATCTCAACTGTCTCGCTATGCCAATCTACTGGATATTTATCGACAAACTTTTGGACTCGATCGCATATGTTGGACACCGATCAAGGATTTCCACTTTGCCACCCCCGAAATTCTCATCCACCAAATTTTACCGTTCTTAGCGACTGCTAATCAGGAGGATGAAAAGGTCGTTGTTCATTGTTCTGGTGGCATTGGGCGCACGGGACATATTTTGGCAGCTTGGCTTGTGGCTGGACGAGGACTCTCTAACAAAGCCGCGATCGATGCTGTTAAGCAAACTGGAAAAAATCCTTACGAAGCAGTTATCGCCGCCCCATTCAAAGGACGCAATCCGTGGAAAGTTGCTGCGGAACTCAACCTGCTACTTGATGAATGCAATCGATGGAGGGGCAATAAAAATCTGGCGTTGCTGAATAGTGGTATGAATCATTGCGGCACAGGCACCTCTCCAAATTTGAGATAG